The following coding sequences are from one Halorubrum sp. BOL3-1 window:
- a CDS encoding cation-translocating P-type ATPase has product MSGTDPAPGTDSDPAACTLCELPTEGVDVTDGDGNRFCCTGCRDVYGVLGDVDVDADDVRERRQPGGASAGESANDDATVPDGHEATFLEVDGMHCATCEAFIETVATDADGVSAASASYVTDTVRIDRDSDAVTVDDLTETVSGLGYSAYARDDAFSRRQASNMATARLAAGVLVGMAVMLQYIVLIYPTYFAFPFYDERTLSYLNEAMASTSGTYFFIVIGVLTTIVLFFTGKPILRGAYVSARTRSPNMDLLVAVAAVSAYLYSTLAVIFVESPSIYYDVTVAIIVIVTVGNHYEDSVKERATELLSEVTAIRVDDARRLTADGETESVAVEALDPGDRLLVRAGERVPVDGEAVDGDAAVDESVVTGESLPVRKVAGDAVVGGSIVADGSLTVAVGPDAASSLDRVAELVYDLQSGNHGVQKLADRLATVFVPAVLVIAVVAAGASLALGGTTTDAMLVGLTVLIVSCPCALGLATPLAVAAGIRDALERSIVVFDDTVFERIREADTVVFDKTGTLTTGEMRLVDRAVDDDLLRLAAALESRSAHPVGQAVAAARTALGDDEGAPHEPGDDGATPAVADGGVEAVKPPADDAEPTVDSFESHARGVSGVVSGVEVVVGHPDLFDESGWSVPDEIREAVADARDVGRVPVAVGRDGAAEGFVVVGDELRDGWEETVTALDDTGVEVIVLTGDDERAATVFRDHDAVASVFAGVPPEGKAETVARLKEGGVTVMVGDGTNDAPALAAADLGVALGGGTAMAVDAADVAIVDDDLGSVATVFELARAAGRRVKGNIGWAFCYNAVAIPLAATGLLNPLFAAVAMGASSLLVVTNSSRALLPDDE; this is encoded by the coding sequence ATGAGCGGGACCGACCCCGCCCCGGGCACCGACTCCGACCCCGCCGCCTGTACCCTCTGTGAGCTCCCGACCGAGGGCGTCGACGTCACCGACGGCGACGGCAACCGATTCTGCTGTACCGGCTGCCGCGACGTGTACGGCGTCCTCGGCGACGTCGACGTCGACGCGGACGACGTGCGGGAGCGCCGGCAGCCGGGCGGGGCGAGCGCCGGCGAGAGCGCGAACGACGACGCGACCGTCCCCGACGGCCACGAGGCGACGTTCCTCGAGGTCGACGGGATGCACTGCGCGACCTGCGAGGCGTTCATCGAGACCGTGGCGACCGACGCCGACGGGGTCAGCGCCGCGAGCGCGAGCTACGTCACCGACACGGTGCGGATCGATCGCGACTCCGACGCCGTCACCGTCGACGACCTCACGGAGACGGTGAGCGGGCTGGGGTACAGCGCGTACGCCCGCGACGACGCGTTCTCGCGCCGGCAGGCGAGCAACATGGCGACCGCCAGGCTTGCGGCGGGCGTCCTCGTCGGGATGGCCGTCATGTTACAGTACATCGTCCTCATCTACCCGACGTACTTCGCGTTCCCCTTCTACGACGAGCGGACGCTCTCGTACCTCAACGAGGCGATGGCGTCGACATCGGGCACGTACTTTTTCATCGTTATCGGCGTCCTGACGACCATCGTCCTGTTTTTCACCGGCAAGCCGATCCTCAGGGGTGCGTACGTCAGCGCCCGGACGCGCTCACCGAACATGGACCTCCTCGTCGCCGTCGCGGCGGTGAGCGCGTACCTCTACAGCACGCTCGCGGTGATATTCGTCGAGTCGCCCTCGATCTACTACGACGTGACCGTCGCGATAATCGTGATCGTCACCGTTGGGAACCACTACGAGGACTCGGTGAAAGAGCGCGCGACGGAGCTGCTCTCCGAGGTCACCGCGATCCGGGTCGACGACGCGCGGCGGCTGACCGCCGACGGCGAGACCGAGTCGGTCGCCGTCGAGGCGCTCGACCCGGGCGACCGGCTCCTCGTGCGCGCCGGCGAGCGGGTCCCGGTCGACGGCGAGGCGGTCGACGGCGACGCCGCGGTCGACGAGTCGGTCGTCACCGGCGAGTCGCTCCCGGTTCGAAAAGTCGCCGGCGACGCGGTCGTCGGCGGCTCTATCGTCGCGGACGGCTCGCTCACGGTCGCGGTCGGCCCGGACGCGGCCTCCAGCCTCGACCGCGTCGCGGAGCTGGTCTACGACCTCCAGAGCGGGAACCACGGCGTCCAGAAGCTCGCTGACCGGCTCGCGACGGTGTTCGTCCCGGCGGTCCTCGTCATCGCGGTCGTCGCCGCCGGGGCGTCGCTCGCGCTCGGGGGGACGACGACCGACGCGATGCTCGTCGGGCTGACGGTGCTGATCGTCTCGTGTCCGTGCGCGCTGGGGCTGGCGACTCCGCTCGCGGTCGCAGCCGGGATCCGCGACGCCTTGGAGCGCAGCATCGTCGTCTTCGACGACACCGTCTTCGAGCGGATCCGCGAGGCCGACACCGTCGTCTTCGACAAGACCGGAACGCTGACCACGGGCGAGATGCGCCTCGTCGACCGCGCGGTCGACGACGACCTGCTCCGGCTCGCGGCCGCCCTCGAATCGCGGTCCGCGCACCCGGTCGGGCAGGCGGTCGCGGCGGCGCGGACCGCTCTCGGTGACGACGAGGGCGCCCCGCACGAACCGGGCGACGACGGAGCGACCCCGGCGGTCGCTGACGGCGGGGTGGAGGCCGTGAAGCCCCCCGCGGACGACGCCGAACCGACCGTCGATTCCTTCGAGAGCCACGCCCGCGGCGTCTCGGGCGTCGTATCCGGTGTCGAGGTCGTCGTCGGCCACCCGGACCTCTTCGACGAGAGCGGGTGGAGCGTCCCCGACGAGATCCGCGAGGCGGTCGCGGACGCGCGCGACGTGGGTCGAGTTCCAGTCGCGGTCGGCCGCGACGGCGCCGCGGAGGGGTTCGTCGTCGTCGGCGACGAGCTGCGCGACGGCTGGGAGGAGACGGTGACGGCGCTCGACGATACCGGCGTCGAGGTGATAGTTCTCACCGGCGACGACGAGCGTGCGGCCACCGTCTTCCGCGACCACGACGCGGTCGCGTCGGTGTTCGCCGGCGTCCCCCCGGAGGGGAAAGCCGAGACCGTCGCGCGGCTGAAGGAGGGCGGTGTCACGGTGATGGTCGGAGACGGTACCAACGACGCGCCCGCCCTCGCCGCGGCCGACCTCGGGGTCGCGCTCGGCGGCGGCACGGCGATGGCGGTCGACGCCGCCGACGTGGCGATCGTCGACGACGACCTCGGCTCGGTGGCGACCGTCTTCGAACTCGCCCGCGCGGCCGGCCGGCGCGTGAAGGGGAATATCGGCTGGGCGTTCTGCTACAACGCGGTCGCGATCCCGCTCGCGGCGACCGGCCTGCTCAACCCCCTCTTCGCCGCGGTCGCGATGGGCGCGTCGAGCCTGCTCGTGGTGACGAACTCCTCGCGGGCGTTGCTTCCCGACGACGAGTGA
- a CDS encoding aldo/keto reductase, with amino-acid sequence MPALGLGTWENDDPAQCTESVANALDAGYRHVDTAQIYGNEAAVGKGIVESDVDRGDVFLATKVWIDELAPADVASSTRESLEKLGVDAVDLLYVHWPAGAYEPAETLPAFAALRDDGLIDRIGVSNFEPEHLDAATDVLGEAPFANQVEMHPLLRQAELREYADANDVELVAYSPLARGGVLDDPAVSGIAERHGVSAAQVSLAWLREKGVTAIPKATGTDHLRDNLASLDLELDDEDVAKIDELGRTDRQLNPDFGPDW; translated from the coding sequence ATGCCCGCCCTCGGACTCGGTACCTGGGAGAACGACGACCCGGCGCAGTGTACCGAATCCGTGGCGAACGCGCTCGACGCCGGCTACCGCCACGTCGACACCGCCCAGATCTACGGCAACGAGGCGGCCGTCGGGAAGGGGATAGTCGAGAGCGACGTCGACCGCGGGGACGTGTTCCTCGCGACGAAGGTGTGGATCGACGAGCTCGCGCCCGCGGACGTCGCCTCGTCGACCCGCGAGAGCCTGGAGAAGCTCGGCGTCGACGCGGTCGACCTGCTGTACGTCCACTGGCCGGCGGGCGCGTACGAGCCGGCGGAGACGCTGCCGGCGTTCGCGGCGCTGCGCGACGACGGCCTGATCGACCGGATCGGCGTCTCGAACTTCGAGCCGGAACACCTCGACGCGGCGACCGACGTCCTGGGCGAGGCGCCGTTCGCGAACCAGGTGGAGATGCACCCGCTGCTCCGACAGGCGGAGCTCCGTGAGTACGCCGACGCGAACGATGTCGAACTCGTCGCCTACTCCCCGCTCGCCCGCGGAGGCGTCCTCGACGACCCGGCGGTCTCCGGAATCGCCGAGAGACACGGCGTCAGCGCGGCACAGGTGAGCCTCGCGTGGCTCCGCGAGAAAGGAGTCACCGCCATCCCGAAGGCGACCGGGACCGACCACCTCCGCGACAACCTCGCGAGCCTCGACCTCGAACTCGACGACGAGGACGTCGCGAAAATCGACGAGCTGGGGCGCACCGACCGGCAGCTGAACCCCGACTTCGGGCCGGACTGGTAG
- the pth2 gene encoding peptidyl-tRNA hydrolase Pth2, translating to MKQAIVARTDIGMGEGKLAAQVAHASLSAYQDAGRRTRKKWQGEGQKKVVLKGDSESQLFELADKADKEGLPYAVVRDAGHTQLEPGTVTALAVGPGRDDGIDRVTGDLSLY from the coding sequence GTGAAACAGGCCATCGTCGCCCGGACGGACATCGGGATGGGCGAGGGGAAACTCGCCGCGCAGGTCGCGCACGCGTCGCTGTCGGCGTACCAGGACGCCGGCCGGCGCACCCGCAAGAAGTGGCAGGGGGAGGGACAAAAGAAGGTCGTCCTCAAGGGCGACTCCGAGAGCCAGTTGTTCGAGCTGGCCGACAAGGCGGACAAGGAGGGCCTCCCGTACGCGGTCGTCCGCGATGCCGGCCACACACAGCTGGAGCCGGGGACGGTGACCGCACTCGCGGTCGGGCCGGGCCGAGACGACGGCATCG
- a CDS encoding plastocyanin/azurin family copper-binding protein, which yields MYRRRFLRRAGAAGGAAATVGIAGCAGVGGEPDRDVGMLAAAYQPRQVTVSVGDTVTWENTSARAHTVTATAGGIPDAAEFFASGGFDDYATAKAAWDADFGGILESSDRFEHTFTVPGAYEYVCIPHREGGMFGTVVVEE from the coding sequence ATGTACCGGAGACGGTTCCTTCGGCGGGCCGGTGCCGCCGGGGGCGCGGCGGCGACCGTCGGTATCGCCGGCTGCGCGGGCGTCGGCGGCGAACCGGACCGCGACGTCGGCATGCTCGCCGCCGCGTACCAGCCGCGGCAGGTCACGGTGTCCGTCGGCGACACCGTCACTTGGGAGAACACGAGCGCGCGAGCGCACACGGTCACCGCGACCGCGGGCGGGATCCCGGACGCCGCCGAGTTCTTCGCGTCGGGCGGATTCGACGACTACGCGACCGCGAAGGCGGCGTGGGACGCCGACTTCGGCGGTATTCTGGAGAGCAGTGACCGCTTCGAACACACGTTCACCGTTCCCGGCGCGTACGAGTATGTCTGTATTCCCCACCGCGAGGGCGGCATGTTCGGGACCGTCGTCGTGGAGGAGTGA
- a CDS encoding NAD(P)/FAD-dependent oxidoreductase, translated as MSDEVLRGQSVGVVGGGIGGLSAAAYLAAADAEVTVYERADRVGGVAGRLEVDGFRFDTGPSWYLLPELFERFFEEFDRSPEDFYELERLDPHYRVFWDGGDRADIPADPAAAADLFESYEAGAGEAFREYLDDAERAYDVGMDRFVLPGRSRFRDYLSLNVVAGGRELDLLSSLDERVGSYVDRPKLRQPLEYTLVFLGGSPHNTPALYQLMSHVDYGLGVYYPLGGTYEVVEAVGTVAREAGADVHTGVSVTGLEPLDDGVEVELGGDRYVHDRVVCNAPPAHVERELLPEETVPRLGDYWDRQTYGPAAHLLYLGVEGALPELEHHTLALPTDWDPHFEAILDDPAWPTGDTEPVVYVNVPSRTDPSVAPDGHEAVVTLVPLAPGLDDTPERRAALRERVLDAVASRTGADLRDRIVVEESACVSEFAERFDRPGGSALGLAHTIRQTGPLRPGPRVRGTDRVYYVGGSSNPGIGVPMCLLGGEHCAAAVETDVAGGPFDRLPLVGR; from the coding sequence ATGAGCGACGAGGTACTCCGTGGGCAGTCGGTGGGAGTAGTCGGGGGCGGCATCGGCGGACTCTCGGCGGCCGCGTACCTCGCGGCCGCCGACGCGGAAGTGACGGTGTACGAGCGCGCCGACCGCGTCGGCGGGGTGGCCGGTCGCCTCGAAGTCGACGGCTTCCGGTTCGACACCGGGCCGTCGTGGTACCTGCTGCCGGAGCTGTTCGAGCGGTTCTTCGAGGAGTTCGACCGGTCGCCGGAGGATTTCTACGAGCTGGAGCGGCTCGACCCGCACTACCGGGTGTTCTGGGACGGCGGCGACCGCGCCGACATCCCCGCCGACCCGGCGGCTGCCGCCGACCTGTTCGAGTCGTACGAGGCCGGCGCCGGCGAGGCCTTCCGCGAGTACCTCGACGACGCGGAGCGGGCGTACGACGTCGGAATGGACCGGTTCGTCCTCCCCGGACGGTCGCGGTTCCGCGACTACCTCTCGCTCAACGTCGTCGCCGGGGGGCGAGAGCTGGATCTGCTCTCCAGCCTCGACGAACGGGTGGGGTCGTACGTCGACCGCCCGAAGCTGCGACAGCCGCTCGAGTACACCCTCGTCTTCCTCGGGGGGTCGCCGCACAACACGCCCGCGCTGTACCAGCTGATGAGCCACGTCGACTACGGGCTGGGCGTCTACTACCCGCTGGGCGGGACGTACGAGGTCGTCGAGGCGGTCGGGACGGTCGCCCGGGAGGCCGGCGCCGACGTTCACACCGGCGTCTCGGTGACGGGACTGGAGCCGCTCGACGACGGCGTCGAGGTCGAGCTCGGCGGCGACCGGTACGTCCACGACCGGGTCGTCTGTAACGCGCCGCCGGCGCACGTCGAGCGCGAACTGCTCCCCGAGGAGACGGTGCCGCGACTCGGCGACTACTGGGACCGGCAGACGTACGGTCCCGCCGCGCACCTGCTGTACCTCGGCGTCGAGGGGGCGCTGCCGGAGCTGGAACACCACACGCTCGCGCTGCCGACGGACTGGGACCCGCACTTCGAGGCGATCCTCGACGACCCCGCGTGGCCGACGGGCGACACCGAGCCGGTGGTGTACGTGAACGTCCCGTCGCGGACCGACCCGTCGGTCGCGCCCGACGGACACGAGGCGGTCGTGACGCTCGTGCCGCTGGCTCCGGGTCTCGACGACACGCCGGAGCGGCGGGCGGCGCTCAGAGAGCGCGTCCTCGACGCGGTGGCGTCGCGGACCGGCGCCGACCTCCGCGACCGGATCGTCGTCGAGGAGTCGGCGTGCGTCTCCGAGTTCGCGGAGCGGTTCGACCGGCCCGGCGGGAGCGCGCTCGGTCTCGCCCACACGATACGACAGACCGGACCGCTCCGACCGGGACCGCGCGTTCGGGGGACCGACCGGGTCTACTACGTCGGCGGGAGCAGCAACCCCGGGATCGGCGTGCCGATGTGTCTGCTCGGCGGCGAACACTGCGCGGCCGCGGTCGAGACCGACGTCGCCGGCGGACCGTTCGACCGCCTGCCGTTGGTCGGCCGCTGA
- a CDS encoding helix-turn-helix domain-containing protein, translated as MRRRSQSSDSAPADAGRAESTSAGGAADADPVRGAPDASRSGTACGDAGVRVEVVVRDPTLAPVAEALSPGAVAEDVDRVRVDDAVVSQFRADRTVDAELVFDGGDELVYRCRSAATGPFPADAVESLGYPVSAVTVRTAPDRVRLGLSLPAADPLGGVIDALETTGGSVRLERLTSSGGADTRSDPVVVDRGRLTQRQREVIRIAQRLGYFEHPRGASATEVADAIGIARATFSEHLAAAQRRVFEDLVGG; from the coding sequence ATGAGACGGCGGTCGCAGTCGTCTGACTCCGCTCCCGCCGACGCCGGGAGGGCCGAGTCCACGAGCGCCGGCGGCGCTGCCGACGCGGACCCGGTCCGAGGCGCTCCGGACGCGTCGCGAAGCGGGACGGCGTGTGGCGACGCCGGGGTCCGCGTCGAGGTCGTGGTCCGCGATCCGACGCTCGCCCCGGTCGCGGAGGCGCTGTCGCCGGGAGCGGTCGCGGAGGACGTCGACCGGGTCCGCGTCGACGACGCGGTCGTCTCGCAGTTCCGGGCCGACCGCACGGTCGACGCGGAGCTGGTCTTCGACGGCGGCGACGAACTCGTGTACCGCTGTCGGAGCGCCGCGACGGGTCCGTTCCCCGCCGACGCCGTCGAGTCGCTCGGCTACCCAGTGTCCGCGGTCACGGTTCGGACGGCGCCCGACCGCGTCCGACTGGGACTGTCGCTGCCCGCCGCCGACCCGCTCGGTGGGGTGATCGACGCGCTGGAGACGACCGGCGGGTCGGTTCGGCTCGAACGGCTCACCAGTTCCGGCGGGGCGGACACCCGCTCGGACCCGGTCGTCGTCGACCGGGGACGGCTCACGCAGCGACAACGCGAGGTGATCCGGATCGCACAGCGGCTCGGCTACTTCGAACACCCTCGCGGAGCGAGCGCGACGGAGGTGGCCGACGCGATCGGCATCGCCCGCGCCACCTTCTCCGAACACCTCGCGGCGGCGCAGCGGCGCGTCTTCGAGGATCTCGTCGGCGGCTGA
- a CDS encoding S9 family peptidase, producing the protein MRQYDIERYLNVRSAGGADLGPDGRLSFLLNATGTRQVWSVREPGSWPEQHTFFEESVSFVDSSPERSEAVFGMDEGGNERAQLYRLDYESGAITDLTDRPEAKHRWGGWDSSGDRFAFASNRRDEAVFDVYVQGRDEAGDDAELVSEGDGWLSVAGWSPGDDRLIVHEAHSSSDHDVYTLELATGDLTHHTPHEGDVRYSSPEWGPDGERVYLVTDRESDTLRLERLDLETGEFAVVADGGEWNVDGVAVDEDSGRAVYSRNVDGYTELTAGELVAPDRIDAFPEPDLPDGVAGGVSFGPDGDRFAVTATGSTRNANVYVVDAATGEAERWTRASTAGIPRDTFVERELVRYPTFDVDERRPSASETSSHAGRDIPAFFSTPETEPPESGFPVVVDIHGGPESQRRPSFASVTQYLLNNGYAVFEPNVRGSSGYGKAYSALDDVENRMDSVKDIREGVGWLRDHPEVDPDRVVAMGGSYGGFMVLASLTEYPELWAAGVDVVGIANFVTFLENTGDWRRSLREAEYGSLAEDREFLESVSPINDIDAIEAPLFVLHGENDPRVPVGEAEQIVEEAREQGVPVRKLVFEDEGHGFAKLGNRIEAYREIVDFLAEHV; encoded by the coding sequence ATGCGACAGTACGACATCGAGCGCTACCTCAACGTGCGGAGCGCGGGCGGCGCCGACCTCGGTCCCGACGGTCGGCTGTCCTTTCTCCTGAACGCGACCGGGACGAGGCAGGTGTGGTCGGTCCGCGAGCCGGGGTCGTGGCCCGAACAGCACACCTTCTTCGAGGAGTCCGTCTCCTTCGTCGACTCCTCGCCGGAGCGGTCGGAGGCGGTCTTCGGCATGGACGAGGGCGGCAACGAGCGCGCGCAGCTGTACCGGCTCGACTACGAGTCGGGCGCGATCACCGACCTGACCGACCGGCCCGAGGCGAAACACCGGTGGGGGGGTTGGGACTCCTCCGGCGACCGGTTCGCGTTCGCGTCGAACCGGCGCGACGAGGCCGTCTTCGACGTGTACGTCCAGGGCCGCGACGAGGCCGGCGACGACGCCGAACTCGTCTCCGAGGGCGACGGCTGGCTCTCCGTCGCCGGCTGGTCGCCGGGCGACGACCGGCTGATCGTCCACGAGGCGCACTCCTCGTCCGACCACGACGTCTACACCCTCGAACTCGCGACCGGAGACCTGACCCACCACACGCCCCACGAGGGCGACGTGCGGTACAGCAGCCCGGAGTGGGGGCCGGACGGCGAAAGGGTCTATCTCGTCACCGACCGAGAGAGCGACACGCTCCGCTTAGAGCGGCTCGACCTGGAGACGGGTGAGTTCGCTGTCGTCGCAGACGGCGGCGAGTGGAACGTCGACGGCGTCGCGGTCGACGAGGACTCCGGCCGGGCCGTCTACTCTCGGAACGTCGACGGCTACACCGAACTGACCGCCGGCGAGCTCGTCGCGCCCGACCGGATCGACGCGTTCCCCGAGCCGGACCTGCCGGACGGCGTCGCGGGCGGCGTGAGCTTCGGTCCCGACGGCGACCGGTTCGCCGTGACCGCGACGGGCAGCACCCGCAACGCGAACGTCTACGTCGTCGACGCGGCGACCGGCGAGGCCGAGCGCTGGACGCGCGCCTCGACCGCAGGGATCCCCCGCGACACCTTCGTCGAGCGCGAGCTGGTCCGCTACCCGACGTTCGACGTCGACGAACGACGTCCGTCGGCGAGCGAGACGTCGTCTCACGCGGGGCGCGACATCCCCGCGTTCTTCTCCACGCCGGAGACGGAGCCGCCGGAGTCGGGATTCCCCGTCGTCGTCGACATTCACGGCGGCCCGGAGTCCCAGCGGCGCCCCTCCTTCGCGTCGGTGACGCAGTACCTGCTGAACAACGGGTACGCCGTCTTCGAGCCGAACGTCCGCGGCTCCTCGGGGTACGGGAAGGCCTACTCGGCGCTCGACGACGTGGAAAACCGGATGGACTCGGTAAAGGATATCCGCGAGGGCGTCGGGTGGCTCCGCGACCACCCCGAGGTCGACCCGGACCGCGTCGTCGCGATGGGCGGCTCCTACGGCGGCTTCATGGTGCTCGCGTCGCTGACGGAGTACCCCGAGCTGTGGGCCGCCGGCGTCGACGTCGTCGGTATCGCGAACTTCGTCACCTTCCTGGAGAACACCGGTGACTGGCGCCGTTCCTTGCGCGAGGCCGAGTACGGCTCGCTGGCCGAGGACCGCGAGTTCCTCGAATCCGTCTCTCCGATCAACGACATCGACGCGATCGAGGCTCCCCTCTTCGTCCTCCACGGGGAGAACGACCCGCGGGTGCCCGTCGGCGAGGCCGAACAGATCGTCGAGGAGGCCCGCGAACAGGGCGTTCCGGTCCGAAAACTGGTCTTCGAGGACGAGGGGCACGGCTTCGCGAAGCTCGGCAACCGGATCGAGGCGTACCGCGAGATCGTCGACTTCCTCGCGGAGCACGTCTGA
- a CDS encoding bacteriorhodopsin has product MTQTEIFEAVQADQLLASSLWINIALAGLSILVFLYMGRNLEDPRSQLIFVAAMMVPLVSISSYTGLVSGLTVSFLEMPAGHALAGQEVLTPWGRYLTWALSTPMILIALGLLAGSNMTKLFTAVVTDIGMCVTGLAAALTTSSYLLRWVWYVISCAFFVVVLYILLAEWAEDAEIAGTSEIFNTLKILTVVLWLGYPIFWALGAEGLAVLDVAVTSWAYSGMDIIAKYLFAFLLLRWVVDNERAVADVAAGLGSGSRGGAAPADD; this is encoded by the coding sequence ATGACCCAAACAGAGATTTTCGAGGCCGTTCAGGCCGACCAGCTTCTGGCCTCGTCGCTCTGGATCAACATCGCCCTCGCGGGCCTATCGATCCTCGTCTTCCTCTACATGGGACGAAACTTGGAGGACCCGCGCTCGCAACTCATCTTCGTCGCCGCCATGATGGTGCCGCTGGTGTCGATCTCCAGCTACACCGGTCTCGTCTCCGGTCTCACGGTAAGCTTCCTCGAAATGCCGGCCGGACACGCGTTGGCCGGGCAGGAAGTGCTCACCCCGTGGGGTCGGTATCTCACGTGGGCGCTGTCGACGCCGATGATCCTCATCGCGCTCGGCCTGTTGGCCGGATCGAACATGACGAAGCTGTTCACGGCCGTCGTGACCGACATCGGGATGTGCGTCACGGGGCTCGCGGCCGCGTTAACCACCTCTTCTTACCTGCTGCGCTGGGTGTGGTACGTCATCAGCTGCGCGTTCTTCGTCGTCGTCCTCTACATCCTGCTCGCCGAGTGGGCCGAGGACGCCGAGATCGCCGGTACCAGTGAGATATTCAACACCCTGAAGATCCTCACCGTCGTCCTCTGGCTCGGCTACCCGATCTTCTGGGCGCTCGGCGCCGAGGGCCTCGCGGTGCTCGACGTCGCGGTCACCTCGTGGGCCTACAGCGGGATGGACATCATCGCGAAGTACCTCTTCGCGTTCCTCCTACTGCGGTGGGTCGTCGACAACGAGCGCGCGGTCGCCGACGTGGCCGCCGGACTCGGATCGGGTTCCCGCGGCGGCGCGGCGCCGGCCGACGACTGA